The Neodiprion virginianus isolate iyNeoVirg1 chromosome 5, iyNeoVirg1.1, whole genome shotgun sequence genome contains a region encoding:
- the LOC124304847 gene encoding active breakpoint cluster region-related protein: MSVFGDFQRVWVQRFPDSTLPAAWEEDVRANLVKHKQKVTALREELEKEEFYVEYLERLLADVERHKQLSNCPSFAAVEEKTTAVEAQIKNSYENLENNLQNSDKLTGLRSALESSAPSLPLREDISKLQDKCVSELSSTLSSCKRPRSEIPRSPEKVLELRRNSNPDVPSNYVTVIEVTGSTKKDKSEEVTKDGDDKESENTINEEAEDGDSEASDDEPLYDSVALDPTGEYVYIDARVAPLTNSNRVPLRRPPSLPDSPGNQSNYVNIDYFIQHRAAMDSEDEEGASPAPPILLRALSTDNETGSSDAEPLSLSEGSLESPTPTTPRRHDKGGERDDDRTSMVKCIINSVVDSEAVYVECLSVMLQYMKAIRATLTTSQPVISEEEFGTMFYKIPELHALHRDFLEGLRKKSEKWDSRTTIGEHFKVMASNIGLYGAFLHNYARATDTVRRCSANSAQFGQITKDIRLKGLPKGQGLSLEDLLHKPVARVQKNALVLHDLLKHTPSNHADHTPLSEALAMTRHFLDEFNIIQTKSMFPSHDRAQRRLVKNSFVVELADGHRKLRHLFLFNDVIACAKYKASGRDKFTFELKWYVPLGEALVSEDSGEPRETSPANVVALRSQACTVRDQILWEEKNDEKRIRIGGRGSEKHRKKLAELEAQLVLASPNLVLRVAHKGQHRAHNSYTFFLSSEFERAQWVEAVEALQQGGQPPGPLPLSMYELQAWVTACRTYLQTDMGSYLLRSGRDESLLLGDLHITLLGLTPPGLDRPGDLYVTVEVDSYGHYFKRAKSRIARGQAPTWGETFVVELEGSQNVRILLYEEFGSRAVLRGKCTQRLSRSWLQSEQVERALSLGPATLDVVLKFVPSEVTLRRVPSAKPQGLFGAKIQQVCKREKRDVPFIVTACVREVERRGVGEVGLYRVSGSASDLIKLRKSFESNAYEAEQLLKEVDVHSVTGVLKLYLREMPEALFTDALYPAFLEAFQTGEMTRVAALKRVHENLPPVNRAVIDFLLSHLIRVNKHEAQNKMSLHNLATVFGPTLLRPGTHSRADPKSRDPLAAGTVDVMAQAGILYCFLQTHL; this comes from the exons ATGAGCGTATTTGGTGACTTTCAACGGGTATGGGTGCAGAGATTCCCGGACAGCACCCTGCCTGCCGCTTGGGAGGAGGACGTCCGTGCCAACCTGGTGAAACACAAGCAAAAG GTTACTGCGCTACGGGAGGAGCTTGAGAAGGAAGAATTTTATGTAGAATATCTAGAAAGACTGTTAGCTGATGTAGAGCGTCACAAACAATTATCCAATTGTCCAAGCTTTGCAGCtgtggaagaaaaaacaacagcAGTTGAAGCCCAGATTAAAAATAGTTACGAAAATcttgaaaacaatttacaaaattccgATAAACTAACCGGGTTACGCTCAGCCCTTGAATCCTCTGCTCCGTCTCTTCCACTAAGAGAGGATATAAGCAAGCTCCAAGATAAATGCGTGTCTGAATTAAGCTCAACGTTGAGTTCTTGCAAACGGCCCAGGAGCGAGATTCCAAGAAGTCCTGAAAAGGTGCTTGAACTTAGGAGAAACAGTAATCCAGATGTTCCTAGTAATTATGTTACCGTTATCGAAGTAACTGGTAGTACGAAAAAAGACAAAAGTGAAGAAGTAACCAAAGATGGCGACGATAAAG AATCTGAGAATACAATAAATGAAGAGGCCGAAGATGGAGATTCTGAGGCATCAGATGATGAGCCACTCTATGATTCAGTTGCTTTGGATCCGACGGGAGAATATGTTTACATTGATGCACGTGTTGCCCCACTTACTAATAGTAATCGAGTACCTCTTCGAAGGCCGCCGTCGCTCCCTGACTCACCTGGGAACCAGAGCAATTATGTCAACATTGACTATTTTATACA GCACAGGGCAGCTATGGACAGCGAGGACGAGGAGGGTGCGAGTCCGGCTCCCCCAATCCTACTCCGTGCACTGAGCACTGACAATGAAACAGGAAGTAGTGATGCAGAGCCGCTCAGTTTGAGTGAAGGAAGCTTAGAATCCCCCACACCTACGACACCACGAAGACATGACAAGGGTGGGGAGCGAGATGACGATCGAACGTCAATGGTCAAGTGCATCATAAATTCCGTCGTTGACAGTGAAGCTGTTTATGTAGAATGTCTTTCCGTCATGCTGCAG TATATGAAGGCTATCAGAGCTACATTGACAACATCGCAGCCTGTGATTTCGGAGGAGGAGTTTGGCACaatgttttataaaattccaGAGCTGCATGCGCTGCATAGAGACTTTTTGGAAGGTTTGCGAAAAAAGTCGGAGAAGTGGGATTCCCGAACTACGATTGGAGAGCATTTCAAG GTGATGGCAAGCAACATTGGCCTTTACGGAGCTTTCTTACACAATTATGCCCGTGCCACGGATACTGTGCGCCGATGCAGTGCCAATTCCGCTCAATTTGGACAGATCACAAAAGATATTAGACTGAAAGGCCTACCTAAGGGACAGGGACTCTCCCTGGAAGATCTCCTTCACAAGCCCGTTGCCCGTGTTCAGAAGAATGCCTTAGTACTGCAC GATCTCCTTAAGCACACGCCGTCAAATCACGCAGATCACACGCCATTGTCCGAGGCCTTGGCAATGACTAGACACTTTCTTGatgaatttaatattattcagACAAAATCTATGTTTCCT AGCCATGACCGAGCCCAGAGAAGACTGGTTAAGAATTCGTTTGTCGTCGAACTTGCAGATGGGCACCGTAAATTGcgacatttatttttgttcaatgaCGTTATTGCCTGTGCAAAATACAAGGCTTCTGGAAGAGACAAGTTCACTTTTGAACTGAAGTGGTACGTTCCTCTAGGTGAGGCCCTCGTCTCGGAAGATAGTGGTGAACCGCGAGAGACAAGTCCAGCAAACGTTGTTGCTCTCAG ATCTCAGGCATGCACGGTAAGGGACCAAATTTTATGGGAAGAAAAGAACGATGAGAAGAGAATTAGGATCGGTGGAAGAGGGTCGGAAAAACATCGGAAAAAATTGGCTGAACTTGAGGCTCAGCTGGTACTGGCTTCCCCAAATCTTGTTCTACGGGTTGCGCATAAAGGGCAACATCGTGCCCACAATTCGTAcactttctttctctccaGCGAATTTGAACGTGCGCAGTGGGTCGAGGCTGTTGAAGCGTTACAACAG GGTGGCCAACCTCCAGGGCCATTGCCGTTATCCATGTATGAGCTCCAGGCGTGGGTTACTGCCTGCCGGACTTACCTGCAAACTGATATGGGCAGTTACCTTCTACGCTCGGGACGAGACGAAAGTCTCTTATTGGGTGATTTGCATATCACCCTACTCGGACTCACACCTCCTGGATTGGACAGGCCTGGGGATCTCTATGTAACGGTGGAAGTCGACAGCTATGGCCACTATTTCAAGCGGGCCAAAAGTCGGATTGCCAGAGGTCAAGCACCAACTTGGG GTGAGACTTTCGTTGTTGAATTAGAAGGAAGTCAAAACGTAAGGATTCTATTGTATGAAGAATTTGGTTCGAGAGCTGTACTAAGAGGTAAATGTACACAGCGACTGAGTAGATCATGGCTTCAGTCCGAACAAGTTGAGAGAGCCTTGAGTCTAGGCCCTGCGACGCTTGATGTAGTACTAAAATTTGTTCCAAGCGAAGTAACGCTACGAAGAGTACCTTCCGCTAAACCCCAAGGGCTGTTTGGTGCAAAGATTCAACAAGTTTGCAA gCGAGAAAAACGCGACGTTCCTTTCATAGTGACTGCCTGTGTTCGTGAAGTTGAAAGACGGGGAGTTGGCGAAGTCGGATTGTACAGAGTGTCCGGTTCAGCTTCTGATTTAATCAAACTtcgaaaatcattcgaaaGCAACGCTTACGAAGCTGAGCAACTTCTCAAAGAG GTGGACGTTCATTCAGTAACCGGCGTTTTGAAACTTTACCTCCGTGAAATGCCAGAAGCCTTATTCACCGACGCACTTTATCCTGCCTTTCTTGAGGCCTTCCAGACCGGAGAGATGACTAGGGTAGCTGCTTTAAAAAGAGTCCACGAAAACCTGCCGCCTGTCAACAGAGCCGTCATTGACTTTCTCCTGTCTCATTTGATTCGTGTCAACAAACACGAGGCACAGAACAAAATGTCCCTGCACAATTTAGCTACCGTGTTCGGACCTACACTCTTGCGACCCGGTACTCATTCCCGCGCGGATCCAAAGAGTCGAGACCCTCTTGCCGCTGGAACCGTTGACGTTATGGCTCAGGCCGGGATCTTATATTGCTTCCTACAAACGCACCTGTAA
- the LOC124304850 gene encoding tyramine beta-hydroxylase isoform X2, whose amino-acid sequence MLAKTFKSTHRVELTDETIMVEVHYVGEDNTWFAVGFSDYGEKSPADYCILWSGWHREINLQDVWADEDGKISVDDQQDCKDFLWKKRGNVTKFSYTRKFDTCDNEDYVIEDGTTHIVWLKGEGPLYSIAGLQVSDAKVTGMSRAQLPRVVHRAAPVPNDAWTLELLASQVKVPSDETTYWCNVHKLPSSLRDRHHVLKFGPVIQPGNEHLVHHMEIFHCAGPPERSIPSYAGPCNHPDRPEETKVCQKVLAAWAMGAEAFVYPDEAGLPIGGEDFNRHVMLEVHYNNPELHSGQVDSSGIQFVLTKTLRKYDAGVIELGLEYTDKMAIPPGQEAFTLSGHCIAECTGVGLPREGIKIFGSQLHTHLLGTQVATRHVRDGIELPILNHDNHYSTHFQEIRLLPKPITVLPGDSLITTCTYNSLKRSNVTLGGFAISDEMCVNYIHYYPSTRLEVCKSAISSDALRTYFRYMRDWENQPTSNAKGISENYHSIEWNRVRIAALHDLYMAAPLSMQCNSSDGSRLPGLWENAALTPIRLPLSPPARDCLGIYENA is encoded by the exons ATGCTTGCGAAAACATTCAAGTCCACGCATAG gGTCGAACTGACGGACGAAACGATCATGGTAGAAGTTCACTATGTCGGTGAAGATAACACCTGGTTTGCGGTTGGATTCTCTGATTACGGCGAGAAGAGCCCGGCTGATTATTGCATTTTGTGGTCAGGCTGGCATCGGGAAATAAACCTACAA GACGTTTGGGCGGATGAAGACGGTAAAATAAGCGTCGACGATCAACAAGACTGCAAAGACTTTTTATGGAAAAAGCGGGGAAATGTGACGAAATTTTCTTATACAAGAAAATTTGACACCTGCGACAACGAGGACTACGTTATCGAA GATGGGACGACGCACATTGTCTGGTTGAAAGGCGAAGGGCCCTTGTACTCCATCGCGGGTCTGCAAGTCTCCGACGCCAAGGTGACGGGGATGTCCAGGGCTCAACTACCCAGGGTGGTTCACCGCGCAGCGCCGGTCCCGAACGACGCTTGGACATTAGAACTTTTGGCAAGCCAGGTCAAGGTACCCAGCGATGAAACGACCTACTGGTGCAACGTTCACAAGCTTCCCTCCTCCTTGAGAGACAG GCACCACGTCCTCAAGTTCGGACCGGTGATTCAACCGGGCAATGAGCACCTTGTTCATCATATGGAAATATTCCATTGCGCTGGGCCCCCCGAAAGATCTATTCCCTCATACGCCGGCCCGTGCAATCATCCCGATCGACCGGAGGAAACCAAG GTGTGCCAAAAGGTACTGGCGGCCTGGGCAATGGGGGCGGAGGCATTCGTTTACCCGGATGAAGCTGGTCTTCCGATAGGCGGTGAGGATTTCAATCGCCATGTAATGCTAGAGGTTCATTACAACAATCCCGAGTTACATTCAGGCCAGGTAGATTCGTCGGGAATTCAATTTGTTCTCACAAAAACCCTTCGGAAGTACGATGCGGGCGTAATAGAGCTCGGTCTTGAATACACGGACAAGATGGCAATACCACCCGGGCAG GAAGCCTTCACTCTTTCGGGTCACTGCATAGCGGAATGTACCGGAGTTGGTTTGCCCAgggaaggaataaaaatattcgggTCTCAGCTTCACACCCATTTGCTCGGTACGCAGGTCGCGACTCGTCACGTAAGGGACGGCATTGAACTACCGATACTGAACCACGACAATCACTACTCGACCCATTTTCAGGAAATCAGACTACTCCCCAAACCCATCACCGTTTTGCCC GGGGATTCTTTGATAACAACGTGCACGTACAACAGTCTGAAGAGGTCCAACGTCACGTTGGGTGGATTCGCGATATCGGATGAGATGTGCGTCAACTACATTCACTATTATCCGAGTACGAGACTAGAG GTGTGCAAAAGCGCGATTAGCAGCGACGCGCTTAGGACATACTTCCGTTACATGCGAGACTGGGAGAACCAGCCGACGTCGAACGCCAAGGGAATATCAGAGAACTACCACAGCATCGAATGGAACAGGGTCCGCATAGCAGCCCTCCACGATCTTTACATGGCCGCGCCATTAA GTATGCAATGTAACAGCTCGGATGGCTCCCGACTTCCAGGGCTGTGGGAAAACGCGGCGTTGACACCGATCCGGTTGCCCTTGTCTCCACCAGCTCGTGACTGCCTCGGTATCTACGAAAACGCATAA
- the LOC124304850 gene encoding tyramine beta-hydroxylase isoform X1 — protein sequence MKMLFLLLLAVGITTSLSQSNHGQPAIENTIKVSKRGTESNRVHSIPLGSDVTFHWRVELTDETIMVEVHYVGEDNTWFAVGFSDYGEKSPADYCILWSGWHREINLQDVWADEDGKISVDDQQDCKDFLWKKRGNVTKFSYTRKFDTCDNEDYVIEDGTTHIVWLKGEGPLYSIAGLQVSDAKVTGMSRAQLPRVVHRAAPVPNDAWTLELLASQVKVPSDETTYWCNVHKLPSSLRDRHHVLKFGPVIQPGNEHLVHHMEIFHCAGPPERSIPSYAGPCNHPDRPEETKVCQKVLAAWAMGAEAFVYPDEAGLPIGGEDFNRHVMLEVHYNNPELHSGQVDSSGIQFVLTKTLRKYDAGVIELGLEYTDKMAIPPGQEAFTLSGHCIAECTGVGLPREGIKIFGSQLHTHLLGTQVATRHVRDGIELPILNHDNHYSTHFQEIRLLPKPITVLPGDSLITTCTYNSLKRSNVTLGGFAISDEMCVNYIHYYPSTRLEVCKSAISSDALRTYFRYMRDWENQPTSNAKGISENYHSIEWNRVRIAALHDLYMAAPLSMQCNSSDGSRLPGLWENAALTPIRLPLSPPARDCLGIYENA from the exons ATGAAAATGTTATTCTTGCTGCTTCTCGCTGTAGGAATTACGACGAGTCTCTCCCAGTCCAATCATGGCCAACCAGCGATTGAAAATACCATTAAAGTATCAAAAAGAGGGACGGAAAGCAACCGCGTACATTCGATACCCTTGGGTTCCGATGTGACGTTTCACTGGAG gGTCGAACTGACGGACGAAACGATCATGGTAGAAGTTCACTATGTCGGTGAAGATAACACCTGGTTTGCGGTTGGATTCTCTGATTACGGCGAGAAGAGCCCGGCTGATTATTGCATTTTGTGGTCAGGCTGGCATCGGGAAATAAACCTACAA GACGTTTGGGCGGATGAAGACGGTAAAATAAGCGTCGACGATCAACAAGACTGCAAAGACTTTTTATGGAAAAAGCGGGGAAATGTGACGAAATTTTCTTATACAAGAAAATTTGACACCTGCGACAACGAGGACTACGTTATCGAA GATGGGACGACGCACATTGTCTGGTTGAAAGGCGAAGGGCCCTTGTACTCCATCGCGGGTCTGCAAGTCTCCGACGCCAAGGTGACGGGGATGTCCAGGGCTCAACTACCCAGGGTGGTTCACCGCGCAGCGCCGGTCCCGAACGACGCTTGGACATTAGAACTTTTGGCAAGCCAGGTCAAGGTACCCAGCGATGAAACGACCTACTGGTGCAACGTTCACAAGCTTCCCTCCTCCTTGAGAGACAG GCACCACGTCCTCAAGTTCGGACCGGTGATTCAACCGGGCAATGAGCACCTTGTTCATCATATGGAAATATTCCATTGCGCTGGGCCCCCCGAAAGATCTATTCCCTCATACGCCGGCCCGTGCAATCATCCCGATCGACCGGAGGAAACCAAG GTGTGCCAAAAGGTACTGGCGGCCTGGGCAATGGGGGCGGAGGCATTCGTTTACCCGGATGAAGCTGGTCTTCCGATAGGCGGTGAGGATTTCAATCGCCATGTAATGCTAGAGGTTCATTACAACAATCCCGAGTTACATTCAGGCCAGGTAGATTCGTCGGGAATTCAATTTGTTCTCACAAAAACCCTTCGGAAGTACGATGCGGGCGTAATAGAGCTCGGTCTTGAATACACGGACAAGATGGCAATACCACCCGGGCAG GAAGCCTTCACTCTTTCGGGTCACTGCATAGCGGAATGTACCGGAGTTGGTTTGCCCAgggaaggaataaaaatattcgggTCTCAGCTTCACACCCATTTGCTCGGTACGCAGGTCGCGACTCGTCACGTAAGGGACGGCATTGAACTACCGATACTGAACCACGACAATCACTACTCGACCCATTTTCAGGAAATCAGACTACTCCCCAAACCCATCACCGTTTTGCCC GGGGATTCTTTGATAACAACGTGCACGTACAACAGTCTGAAGAGGTCCAACGTCACGTTGGGTGGATTCGCGATATCGGATGAGATGTGCGTCAACTACATTCACTATTATCCGAGTACGAGACTAGAG GTGTGCAAAAGCGCGATTAGCAGCGACGCGCTTAGGACATACTTCCGTTACATGCGAGACTGGGAGAACCAGCCGACGTCGAACGCCAAGGGAATATCAGAGAACTACCACAGCATCGAATGGAACAGGGTCCGCATAGCAGCCCTCCACGATCTTTACATGGCCGCGCCATTAA GTATGCAATGTAACAGCTCGGATGGCTCCCGACTTCCAGGGCTGTGGGAAAACGCGGCGTTGACACCGATCCGGTTGCCCTTGTCTCCACCAGCTCGTGACTGCCTCGGTATCTACGAAAACGCATAA